A genomic segment from Neodiprion lecontei isolate iyNeoLeco1 chromosome 1, iyNeoLeco1.1, whole genome shotgun sequence encodes:
- the LOC107224533 gene encoding uncharacterized protein LOC107224533 isoform X3: protein MAQYYNIVTNPSGTVTLEEIQRVCSVEGQNVQFVVEDFNNGLNGSPQLLTYTTAAPTSEQAVFGPQAINISGQLPTNHIDHRQNVYIIETNEVSQSHNVIKNTVSAQLIGENVVNVENRGSPKIPLNNTLQGQSMQWVQMQENNINFDTVLKQNTSTPVKTQVCGLVRNQTPTNTQPHVSLNLPTQRIQSEQPGLIPVTKKSPSRLYQNKNKQLVANATAAAAAASAAAAATTSNCPQHTGNIANPQEDRLLNTNLVNNRNINTTFRPKMFVANRSDATKTPGRQVRNVIRQDTPLPRNSVPLQMPKNQNSRKLAEEAYLTEREKVAKFKELQKSPMAVLPQFQRQILQQNLPQRQQQMGANVTHHQRQQMSATNQQRRQQISNNPAPNLQSPPNAGQQRQQQMTLTPLQQAQLQRQPMMMTPHQKQQHQLQPSPVQQQMEVDSQEFNSQEPAKTSQQQQQQSCGSQTESDSASSPSLTFVQKPIDNPQTCIVQRQINGNTAKMLVVLPNGEQRLITFDIPNEECTVHDLLEQANIPFGPDTNVSLVTDQTFQINFVVEAGPGTFLGSGEGSEQSDSNLSLDKLGTSPGGSSPVFSPSEENSNSSLTQHEEPKYVDGKLAVCQHCGISSIDFNRCQRCKTKLPDDVKNIPMTIALEVKKENMLAIDVRTFYKKSNEQNRPLKIDRDGSVPSKRGRGRGRPAPKARLIKEPECLTISSDEDDQGEGKIKKSLGSSHPMSAIPGHTRNQIEIEMISEKEPVITNNSVSSMIGYDIGQEEGIKGGGREYDAHNMADGSIQAPQTSLICRTVRIGSYKYIPQERVIISQSGVRLGVPLLEDNTNFVPLEVKLKDIVKVLIHFGKAMPVLFFYTTTSAGGMIRELLGMQDPKGPYYDPAGKDHTLKRITLLPEKISDEAKIILKTLFPSNQLLEELSSKEANDILVKASPKDSWQVQSMMKKSGQTTSAAQNTTNGGIQTIMVYPPPPAKGGIAINTEDYACLGEDQFLNDVIIDFYLRYLTLEVLSEEDQNRTHVFSSYFYKRLTSPHAPAADTGVPLSPAAKRHARVQKWTKNVNIFEKDFIVIPINEHAHWFLAIICFPGFVGKVPIISSVSKECENKKKTQKSKKAKELKLQAVTIGNTTITPVTATITLDPGDEGSERDEAEGDDDEMEMESDDEDETEDGETETKPPQKPREPTPVQNEIVKLPCILIFDSLAGASRSRVVATLRDYLSCEYLAKMGTEQVFSKDTIKGASPKVPQQSNFTDCGVYVLQYVESFFSNPIKNYTLPIKTLKQWFEEIIVTRKREELSKLLVRLMNATKGERNIMLPVLTFPTAEGRLLPKSENNLDIKTLKSEADSKKKTTSEIENRNNSSTSIGPEENTEKMGEALNRNTNQILAHSPPSSLSSNENSQTDMTTDGKAPTKSSALTYMKLKRIIKSTRIPESQDDKQTTKKHKGDSFETCK, encoded by the exons ATGGCACAATATTATAACATTGTGACCAATCCTAGTGGTACAGTAACCCTTGAAGAGATTCAACGAGTGTGCTCAGTGGAAGGACAGAACGTCCAGTTTGTTGTTGAGGATTTCAACAACGGATTAAATGGTTCCCCGCAACTGCTCACATACACTACTGCAGCTCCAACCAGTGAACAGGCAGTTTTTGGTCCACAGGCGATTAATATCAGCGGGCAACTCCCTACAAATCATATCGATCAccg GCAAAACGTTtatataattgaaacaaacgaAGTATCACAGTCGCACAACGTTATAAAAAACACTGTCAGTGCTCAGTTAATAGGGGAGAATGTTGTTAATGTGGAAAACAGAg GTTCTCCAAAGATACCATTGAATAATACATTGCAAGGGCAGAGTATGCAATGGGTGCAAAtgcaagaaaataatattaattttgacACAGTGTTGAAACAGAACACATCGACTCCCGTCAAGACTCAAGTCTGCGGGCTTGTTAGGAATCAAACACCAACCAACACTCAGCCTCAC GTATCGTTGAATCTGCCAACGCAACGCATTCAATCCGAACAACCTGGATTAATTCCAGTGACTAAGAAATCACCTTCCCGTTTGTATCAGAATAAGAATAAACAATTGGTGGCTAATGCAacagctgcagcagcagcagcatcagcGGCGGCAGCGGCAACAACCTCAAATTGTCCACAACACACTGGGAATATAGCTAATCCACAAGAAGATCGACTACTTAACACAAATTTGGTAAATAATAGGAATATTAATACTACATTTCGTCCAAAAATGTTTGTGGCGAACAGATCAGATGCAACGAAAACTCCAGGTAGACAAGTTCGGAATGTAATTCGCCAAGACACACCACTGCCAAGAAATTCTGTACCTTTGCAAATGcccaaaaatcaaaattcccGAAAACTAGCCGAAGAGGCATATCTGactgagagagagaaagttgCAAAGTTCAAAGAGCTTCAGAAATCGCCAATGGCAGTGTTACCACAGTTTCAAAGACAAATACTTCAACAGAATCTTCCACAAAGACAGCAACAAATGGGagcaaatgtgacacaccaccaACGGCAACAAATGTCAGCCACAAATCAGCAACGAAGACAACAAATATCAAATAATCCTGCACCAAACCTCCAAAGCCCGCCAAACGCTGGACAACAGAGGCAGCAACAAATGACCTTGACACCGCTGCAGCAGGCCCAACTTCAGAGGCAACCAATGATGATGACACCTCATCAGAAGCAACAACACCAACTTCAACCATCTCCAGTTCAGCAGCAAATGGAAGTTGATTCACAAGAATTTAATAGCCAGGAACCTGCAAAAACGagccagcagcagcagcagcagagcTGTGGATCACAAACAGAGAGTGATTCTGCTTCTAGTCCCAGCCTTACATTCGTACAGAAGCCCATTGATAATCCTCAGACTTGCATTGTTCAACGCCAGATTAATGGGAACACAGCAAAGATGTTGGTTGTTTTACCAAATGGAGAGCAAAGATTAATTACTTTTGACATACCTAATGAAGAATGTACCGTACATGATCTATTGGAGCAG GCAAACATCCCGTTTGGTCCGGACACTAATGTCTCTCTGGTGACGGACCAAacgtttcaaataaattttgtggTCGAGGCTGGCCCAGGCACATTTTTAGGTTCTGGTGAAGGTAGTGAACAAAGTGACAGTAATCTATCTCTGGATAAGCTGGGCACAAGCCCTGGTGGTTCTTCACCTGTGTTCAG cCCTTCTGAGGAGAACAGCAACTCCTCACTTACACAACATGAG gAACCCAAATATGTGGATGGCAAGCTAGCAGTGTGTCAACACTGTGGCATCAGTTCAATTGATTTCAATCGATGCCAGCGTTGTAAAACAAAACTGCCCGACgatgttaaaaatattcccATGACAATAGCTTTGGAAGTTAAAAAGGAAAATATGCTAGCGATTGATGTAAGG ACGTTTTacaaaaaaagtaatgaaCAAAATCGGCCGCTAAAAATTGATCGAGATGGATCAGTACCATCTAAACGAGGTAGAGGACGAGGTCGACCTGCACCTAAAGCAAGGCTTATCAAAGAACCAG AGTGTCTCACCATATCATCGGATGAAGATGACCaaggagaaggaaaaataaagaaatcttTAGGAAGTAGTCATCCTATGTCAGCCATTCCTGGTCACACACGCAATCAGATCGAGATAGAAATGATTTCTGAAAAGGAACCAGTCATTACTAACAACTCCGTTTCTAGTATGATCGGATATGATATTGGCCAGGAGGAAGGCATTAAAG GTGGAGGCAGAGAGTATGATGCCCACAACATGGCCGATGGTTCGATTCAAGCACCGCAAACCTCTCTTATATGCCGGACAGTAAGGATAGGATCGTACAAATATATTCCTCAAGAAAGAGTAATCATTTCACAAAGTGGTGTCAGATTGGGAGTACCACTTCTAGAAGACA ACACGAATTTTGTCCCCCTGgaagtaaaattgaaagatattgTTAAGGTGCTTATCCATTTCGGCAAGGCAATGCCTGTACTGTTTTTCTACACAACAACAAGTGCAGGAGGCATGATCCGAGAACTGTTAGGAATGCAAGATCCAAAAGGACCTTATTATGACCCAGCAGGCAAAG ATCACACACTTAAACGGATAACGCTCTTACCGGAAAAAATATCTGACGAGgccaaaataattttgaaaacattattTCCATCCAATCAATTACTTGAAGAATTGAGTAGTAAGGAAGCCAACGATATTCTTGTAAAAGCTTCACCTAAGGAT AGCTGGCAAGTTCAAAGTATGATGAAAAAGTCAGGACAAACTACATCCGCGGCTCAAAATACTACAAACGGTGGAATTCAAAC aataatGGTGTATCCTCCACCACCAGCTAAAGGTGGGATCGCAATAAACACTGAAGATTACGCTTGTCTAGGTGAAGATCAGTTTCTCAACGATGTCattattgatttttacttGCGATATTTGACTCTTGAAGTTTTGTCGGAGGAGGATCAGAACAGAACACATGTATTTAGTTCGTATTTTTATAAAAGACTGACAAGTCCACACGCACCTGCCGCAGACACTGGTGTTCCACTTTCACCAGCTGCCAAACGTCATGCCAGAGTTCAGAAGTGGACTAAAAATgtgaatatatttgaaaaggATTTCATCGTTATTCCTATTAATGAACA TGCACACTGGTTCTTAGCCATAATTTGTTTCCCTGGTTTTGTGGGCAAAGTGCCAATAATTTCGTCAGTATCAAAAgagtgtgaaaataaaaaaaaaacccaaaagAGTAAAAAGGCGAAAGAGTTGAAGCTACAAGCTGTTACTATTGGTAATACAACAATTACGCCTGTTACTGCAACTATCACTTTGGACCCTGGTGATGAAGGCTCAGAGAGAGATGAAGCTGAAGGTGATGATGACGAAATGGAAATGGAGAGTGACGATGAA gaCGAAACTGAGGACGGCGAAACAGAAACCAAACCCCCTCAGAAGCCGCGTGAGCCAACGCCTGTACAGAACGAAATTGTAAAACT TCCTTGTATACTGATCTTTGATTCTTTGGCTGGGGCTAGTCGATCCCGAGTCGTAGCGACATTACGTGACTATTTGAGCTGTGAATACCTCGCCAAAATGGGAACAGAACAAGTATTTTCAAAAGACACCATAAAAGGAGCCTCTCCCAAGGTTCCACAACAATCAAATTTTACTGATTGTGGTGTTTATGTACTGCAGTAtgtcgaaagtttttttaGT aatcccattaaaaattatactttACCTATAAAAACATTGAAACAGTGGTTCGAGGAGATCATTGTGACTCGCAAGAGGGAAGAACTCTCAAAGCTACTAGTTAGATTAATGAATGCAACCAAAGGAGAGAGGAATATCATGCTACCGGTTCTAACATTCCCGACTGCAGAGGGAAGATTGCTTCCGAAATCCGAAAATAACCTTGACATTAAGACGTTAAAGTCCGAGGCggatagtaaaaaaaagacaacTTCCGAGAtagaaaatcgaaataattctTCAACGTCTATTGGACCAGAAGAGAACACGGAGAAAATGGGGGAGGCCCTAAATCGTAATACAAACCAAATCCTCGCTCATTCTCCCCCATCCAGTTTGAGTTCTAATGAGAACAGCCAAACAGATATGACCACTGATGGGAAGGCACCTACCAA ATCGAGTGCCTTGACCTACATGAAGTTGAAACGGATCATAAAGTCGACACGAATTCCAGAGAGTCAGGATGACAAACAGACTACCAAGAAGCACAAAGGGGACTCATTCGAAACCTGTaaataa
- the LOC107224533 gene encoding uncharacterized protein LOC107224533 isoform X2, whose product MAQYYNIVTNPSGTVTLEEIQRVCSVEGQNVQFVVEDFNNGLNGSPQLLTYTTAAPTSEQAVFGPQAINISGQLPTNHIDHRQNVYIIETNEVSQSHNVIKNTVSAQLIGENVVNVENRGSPKIPLNNTLQGQSMQWVQMQENNINFDTVLKQNTSTPVKTQVCGLVRNQTPTNTQPHVSLNLPTQRIQSEQPGLIPVTKKSPSRLYQNKNKQLVANATAAAAAASAAAAATTSNCPQHTGNIANPQEDRLLNTNLVNNRNINTTFRPKMFVANRSDATKTPGRQVRNVIRQDTPLPRNSVPLQMPKNQNSRKLAEEAYLTEREKVAKFKELQKSPMAVLPQFQRQILQQNLPQRQQQMGANVTHHQRQQMSATNQQRRQQISNNPAPNLQSPPNAGQQRQQQMTLTPLQQAQLQRQPMMMTPHQKQQHQLQPSPVQQQMEVDSQEFNSQEPAKTSQQQQQQSCGSQTESDSASSPSLTFVQKPIDNPQTCIVQRQINGNTAKMLVVLPNGEQRLITFDIPNEECTVHDLLEQVTYTANIPFGPDTNVSLVTDQTFQINFVVEAGPGTFLGSGEGSEQSDSNLSLDKLGTSPGGSSPVFSPSEENSNSSLTQHEEPKYVDGKLAVCQHCGISSIDFNRCQRCKTKLPDDVKNIPMTIALEVKKENMLAIDTFYKKSNEQNRPLKIDRDGSVPSKRGRGRGRPAPKARLIKEPECLTISSDEDDQGEGKIKKSLGSSHPMSAIPGHTRNQIEIEMISEKEPVITNNSVSSMIGYDIGQEEGIKGGGREYDAHNMADGSIQAPQTSLICRTVRIGSYKYIPQERVIISQSGVRLGVPLLEDNTNFVPLEVKLKDIVKVLIHFGKAMPVLFFYTTTSAGGMIRELLGMQDPKGPYYDPAGKDHTLKRITLLPEKISDEAKIILKTLFPSNQLLEELSSKEANDILVKASPKDSWQVQSMMKKSGQTTSAAQNTTNGGIQTIMVYPPPPAKGGIAINTEDYACLGEDQFLNDVIIDFYLRYLTLEVLSEEDQNRTHVFSSYFYKRLTSPHAPAADTGVPLSPAAKRHARVQKWTKNVNIFEKDFIVIPINEHAHWFLAIICFPGFVGKVPIISSVSKECENKKKTQKSKKAKELKLQAVTIGNTTITPVTATITLDPGDEGSERDEAEGDDDEMEMESDDEDETEDGETETKPPQKPREPTPVQNEIVKLPCILIFDSLAGASRSRVVATLRDYLSCEYLAKMGTEQVFSKDTIKGASPKVPQQSNFTDCGVYVLQYVESFFSNPIKNYTLPIKTLKQWFEEIIVTRKREELSKLLVRLMNATKGERNIMLPVLTFPTAEGRLLPKSENNLDIKTLKSEADSKKKTTSEIENRNNSSTSIGPEENTEKMGEALNRNTNQILAHSPPSSLSSNENSQTDMTTDGKAPTKSSALTYMKLKRIIKSTRIPESQDDKQTTKKHKGDSFETCK is encoded by the exons ATGGCACAATATTATAACATTGTGACCAATCCTAGTGGTACAGTAACCCTTGAAGAGATTCAACGAGTGTGCTCAGTGGAAGGACAGAACGTCCAGTTTGTTGTTGAGGATTTCAACAACGGATTAAATGGTTCCCCGCAACTGCTCACATACACTACTGCAGCTCCAACCAGTGAACAGGCAGTTTTTGGTCCACAGGCGATTAATATCAGCGGGCAACTCCCTACAAATCATATCGATCAccg GCAAAACGTTtatataattgaaacaaacgaAGTATCACAGTCGCACAACGTTATAAAAAACACTGTCAGTGCTCAGTTAATAGGGGAGAATGTTGTTAATGTGGAAAACAGAg GTTCTCCAAAGATACCATTGAATAATACATTGCAAGGGCAGAGTATGCAATGGGTGCAAAtgcaagaaaataatattaattttgacACAGTGTTGAAACAGAACACATCGACTCCCGTCAAGACTCAAGTCTGCGGGCTTGTTAGGAATCAAACACCAACCAACACTCAGCCTCAC GTATCGTTGAATCTGCCAACGCAACGCATTCAATCCGAACAACCTGGATTAATTCCAGTGACTAAGAAATCACCTTCCCGTTTGTATCAGAATAAGAATAAACAATTGGTGGCTAATGCAacagctgcagcagcagcagcatcagcGGCGGCAGCGGCAACAACCTCAAATTGTCCACAACACACTGGGAATATAGCTAATCCACAAGAAGATCGACTACTTAACACAAATTTGGTAAATAATAGGAATATTAATACTACATTTCGTCCAAAAATGTTTGTGGCGAACAGATCAGATGCAACGAAAACTCCAGGTAGACAAGTTCGGAATGTAATTCGCCAAGACACACCACTGCCAAGAAATTCTGTACCTTTGCAAATGcccaaaaatcaaaattcccGAAAACTAGCCGAAGAGGCATATCTGactgagagagagaaagttgCAAAGTTCAAAGAGCTTCAGAAATCGCCAATGGCAGTGTTACCACAGTTTCAAAGACAAATACTTCAACAGAATCTTCCACAAAGACAGCAACAAATGGGagcaaatgtgacacaccaccaACGGCAACAAATGTCAGCCACAAATCAGCAACGAAGACAACAAATATCAAATAATCCTGCACCAAACCTCCAAAGCCCGCCAAACGCTGGACAACAGAGGCAGCAACAAATGACCTTGACACCGCTGCAGCAGGCCCAACTTCAGAGGCAACCAATGATGATGACACCTCATCAGAAGCAACAACACCAACTTCAACCATCTCCAGTTCAGCAGCAAATGGAAGTTGATTCACAAGAATTTAATAGCCAGGAACCTGCAAAAACGagccagcagcagcagcagcagagcTGTGGATCACAAACAGAGAGTGATTCTGCTTCTAGTCCCAGCCTTACATTCGTACAGAAGCCCATTGATAATCCTCAGACTTGCATTGTTCAACGCCAGATTAATGGGAACACAGCAAAGATGTTGGTTGTTTTACCAAATGGAGAGCAAAGATTAATTACTTTTGACATACCTAATGAAGAATGTACCGTACATGATCTATTGGAGCAGGTAACTTATACT GCAAACATCCCGTTTGGTCCGGACACTAATGTCTCTCTGGTGACGGACCAAacgtttcaaataaattttgtggTCGAGGCTGGCCCAGGCACATTTTTAGGTTCTGGTGAAGGTAGTGAACAAAGTGACAGTAATCTATCTCTGGATAAGCTGGGCACAAGCCCTGGTGGTTCTTCACCTGTGTTCAG cCCTTCTGAGGAGAACAGCAACTCCTCACTTACACAACATGAG gAACCCAAATATGTGGATGGCAAGCTAGCAGTGTGTCAACACTGTGGCATCAGTTCAATTGATTTCAATCGATGCCAGCGTTGTAAAACAAAACTGCCCGACgatgttaaaaatattcccATGACAATAGCTTTGGAAGTTAAAAAGGAAAATATGCTAGCGATTGAT ACGTTTTacaaaaaaagtaatgaaCAAAATCGGCCGCTAAAAATTGATCGAGATGGATCAGTACCATCTAAACGAGGTAGAGGACGAGGTCGACCTGCACCTAAAGCAAGGCTTATCAAAGAACCAG AGTGTCTCACCATATCATCGGATGAAGATGACCaaggagaaggaaaaataaagaaatcttTAGGAAGTAGTCATCCTATGTCAGCCATTCCTGGTCACACACGCAATCAGATCGAGATAGAAATGATTTCTGAAAAGGAACCAGTCATTACTAACAACTCCGTTTCTAGTATGATCGGATATGATATTGGCCAGGAGGAAGGCATTAAAG GTGGAGGCAGAGAGTATGATGCCCACAACATGGCCGATGGTTCGATTCAAGCACCGCAAACCTCTCTTATATGCCGGACAGTAAGGATAGGATCGTACAAATATATTCCTCAAGAAAGAGTAATCATTTCACAAAGTGGTGTCAGATTGGGAGTACCACTTCTAGAAGACA ACACGAATTTTGTCCCCCTGgaagtaaaattgaaagatattgTTAAGGTGCTTATCCATTTCGGCAAGGCAATGCCTGTACTGTTTTTCTACACAACAACAAGTGCAGGAGGCATGATCCGAGAACTGTTAGGAATGCAAGATCCAAAAGGACCTTATTATGACCCAGCAGGCAAAG ATCACACACTTAAACGGATAACGCTCTTACCGGAAAAAATATCTGACGAGgccaaaataattttgaaaacattattTCCATCCAATCAATTACTTGAAGAATTGAGTAGTAAGGAAGCCAACGATATTCTTGTAAAAGCTTCACCTAAGGAT AGCTGGCAAGTTCAAAGTATGATGAAAAAGTCAGGACAAACTACATCCGCGGCTCAAAATACTACAAACGGTGGAATTCAAAC aataatGGTGTATCCTCCACCACCAGCTAAAGGTGGGATCGCAATAAACACTGAAGATTACGCTTGTCTAGGTGAAGATCAGTTTCTCAACGATGTCattattgatttttacttGCGATATTTGACTCTTGAAGTTTTGTCGGAGGAGGATCAGAACAGAACACATGTATTTAGTTCGTATTTTTATAAAAGACTGACAAGTCCACACGCACCTGCCGCAGACACTGGTGTTCCACTTTCACCAGCTGCCAAACGTCATGCCAGAGTTCAGAAGTGGACTAAAAATgtgaatatatttgaaaaggATTTCATCGTTATTCCTATTAATGAACA TGCACACTGGTTCTTAGCCATAATTTGTTTCCCTGGTTTTGTGGGCAAAGTGCCAATAATTTCGTCAGTATCAAAAgagtgtgaaaataaaaaaaaaacccaaaagAGTAAAAAGGCGAAAGAGTTGAAGCTACAAGCTGTTACTATTGGTAATACAACAATTACGCCTGTTACTGCAACTATCACTTTGGACCCTGGTGATGAAGGCTCAGAGAGAGATGAAGCTGAAGGTGATGATGACGAAATGGAAATGGAGAGTGACGATGAA gaCGAAACTGAGGACGGCGAAACAGAAACCAAACCCCCTCAGAAGCCGCGTGAGCCAACGCCTGTACAGAACGAAATTGTAAAACT TCCTTGTATACTGATCTTTGATTCTTTGGCTGGGGCTAGTCGATCCCGAGTCGTAGCGACATTACGTGACTATTTGAGCTGTGAATACCTCGCCAAAATGGGAACAGAACAAGTATTTTCAAAAGACACCATAAAAGGAGCCTCTCCCAAGGTTCCACAACAATCAAATTTTACTGATTGTGGTGTTTATGTACTGCAGTAtgtcgaaagtttttttaGT aatcccattaaaaattatactttACCTATAAAAACATTGAAACAGTGGTTCGAGGAGATCATTGTGACTCGCAAGAGGGAAGAACTCTCAAAGCTACTAGTTAGATTAATGAATGCAACCAAAGGAGAGAGGAATATCATGCTACCGGTTCTAACATTCCCGACTGCAGAGGGAAGATTGCTTCCGAAATCCGAAAATAACCTTGACATTAAGACGTTAAAGTCCGAGGCggatagtaaaaaaaagacaacTTCCGAGAtagaaaatcgaaataattctTCAACGTCTATTGGACCAGAAGAGAACACGGAGAAAATGGGGGAGGCCCTAAATCGTAATACAAACCAAATCCTCGCTCATTCTCCCCCATCCAGTTTGAGTTCTAATGAGAACAGCCAAACAGATATGACCACTGATGGGAAGGCACCTACCAA ATCGAGTGCCTTGACCTACATGAAGTTGAAACGGATCATAAAGTCGACACGAATTCCAGAGAGTCAGGATGACAAACAGACTACCAAGAAGCACAAAGGGGACTCATTCGAAACCTGTaaataa